Proteins found in one Vallitalea guaymasensis genomic segment:
- a CDS encoding ABC transporter ATP-binding protein — MIKIKNLSRKYGNNTVLDNVSFQIKYKQSTAIVGESGSGKSTIANILLGFYKENTAEISYQGRSLNEFNSNDWKNYRKDIQPVFQDAKNSLDPRMKVKDIIAEPLCNFTKLSKQERYNKVKEILELVDLNKEDGEKFPHAFSTGQQKRINLARAIICNPKIVILDELTSGLDPEIKNNIIDLIKRLQEDYNITFIVITHDISVAMSLTSHIIILKEGIVVEDVIHSNDISNLKTSYAHELIEAVPKLKYIELIKKSV; from the coding sequence ATGATTAAAATAAAGAATCTTAGCAGGAAGTATGGAAACAACACAGTACTTGATAATGTTAGTTTTCAAATTAAATATAAACAAAGTACAGCGATAGTAGGAGAAAGTGGTAGTGGAAAGTCTACCATAGCTAATATTCTATTAGGTTTTTACAAAGAAAATACAGCTGAGATATCTTACCAAGGAAGGTCATTGAATGAATTCAATAGTAATGACTGGAAGAATTACAGGAAGGATATACAACCTGTTTTTCAGGATGCCAAGAATAGTCTTGACCCTAGAATGAAGGTAAAAGATATTATAGCCGAACCTCTTTGTAACTTTACAAAGCTGAGTAAACAAGAAAGATACAATAAAGTAAAAGAAATATTAGAACTTGTTGATCTTAATAAAGAAGATGGAGAAAAATTTCCCCATGCATTTAGTACTGGTCAGCAAAAAAGAATCAACTTAGCAAGAGCAATCATATGTAATCCTAAAATAGTAATCCTTGATGAATTAACTTCTGGTCTTGATCCGGAAATAAAAAATAATATAATCGATTTGATAAAAAGACTTCAAGAGGATTATAACATTACATTTATTGTCATAACACATGATATTAGTGTCGCTATGAGTTTAACATCTCATATTATTATTCTTAAGGAAGGGATAGTTGTTGAAGATGTAATACATTCCAATGATATTTCCAATCTAAAAACAAGTTACGCTCATGAACTAATAGAGGCAGTACCAAAACTAAAATATATTGAACTTATTAAAAAGAGTGTATAG
- a CDS encoding ATP-binding cassette domain-containing protein, with protein sequence MNQFVIEDLIVKNADRSLVDSVNLSVEKGEILAITGQSGSGKTLTFKGATGLLTSEQLTVDGRVRWNGEYYSPSEMKAFLGKEISYVMQNPMTAFNPVITIGSHCRETLREHLKVSKKEADKIAIDWFYKLNLKDAKRVYKSYCYELSGGMLQRVMLALAMAVGSKMIVADEPTTALDTITQKKILSEFIRINKEYGVTIIFISHDFGIISQIANHIAVISEGTLIEYGSTEKILTNPEKELTIKMLKELSI encoded by the coding sequence ATGAATCAGTTTGTAATTGAAGATTTAATAGTGAAAAATGCAGATAGATCTTTGGTTGATTCCGTTAATCTATCTGTAGAAAAAGGAGAGATTCTTGCAATAACAGGTCAATCAGGTAGTGGAAAAACCTTGACATTCAAAGGAGCTACAGGATTACTGACCTCAGAACAATTAACAGTTGATGGCAGAGTTAGATGGAATGGGGAATATTATTCTCCAAGTGAGATGAAAGCTTTTTTAGGGAAAGAGATATCTTATGTCATGCAGAATCCTATGACTGCTTTTAATCCTGTTATTACTATAGGTTCACATTGCAGAGAAACTCTCAGGGAGCATTTGAAGGTAAGTAAAAAAGAAGCTGACAAGATTGCAATTGATTGGTTTTATAAACTTAATTTAAAAGATGCGAAAAGAGTATATAAAAGCTATTGTTATGAATTGAGTGGTGGTATGTTACAGAGGGTTATGTTAGCTCTGGCAATGGCTGTTGGAAGTAAAATGATAGTGGCAGATGAACCAACAACAGCTCTTGACACCATAACCCAAAAAAAGATTCTGTCAGAATTCATAAGAATCAATAAAGAATATGGAGTAACTATTATTTTCATATCCCATGACTTTGGAATTATCAGTCAAATAGCTAATCATATAGCGGTAATATCAGAGGGTACGCTTATTGAGTATGGAAGCACAGAGAAAATTTTAACTAATCCAGAAAAAGAATTAACTATTAAAATGCTAAAGGAATTAAGTATATGA
- a CDS encoding ABC transporter permease, producing the protein MIKKFIKNKKCKVGLIIILVIIVFGVIYPIVSPNDPYAVSSADKYIGLSTRFPLGTDSFGRCVLTRIAVGTKYSLLVSFVIIGAISVISLLVGTIPTYYGGKYDRAFVAVCDVIMAFPQMIFVLVLIGILGKGIGNLMISMIISQWAWYAKFVRGYVLEEKNKGYVKAAIASGTKSYKIILRHIIPNILPAFIVYVSVGMGRVILELSAFSFLGLGVSPEIPEWGAMLNENRKCIFTHPELMLYPGLFIFFTAMAFNLLGDGLRDIFDHRKGGVNESVCN; encoded by the coding sequence ATGATAAAGAAATTTATAAAAAACAAAAAGTGTAAAGTTGGTCTGATAATCATTTTAGTAATAATCGTTTTCGGTGTCATTTACCCTATTGTTTCACCAAATGACCCATATGCAGTATCATCAGCAGATAAGTACATAGGATTATCAACAAGATTTCCCCTTGGTACAGATAGCTTTGGAAGATGTGTACTGACAAGGATAGCAGTAGGAACTAAATACTCACTCTTGGTATCTTTTGTCATAATAGGAGCAATTTCTGTTATCAGTCTATTAGTAGGAACGATTCCTACTTATTACGGTGGGAAATATGATCGGGCTTTTGTTGCTGTCTGTGATGTGATCATGGCTTTTCCACAAATGATTTTTGTTCTCGTCCTCATTGGTATATTAGGAAAAGGGATTGGTAATCTTATGATTTCTATGATTATATCTCAATGGGCATGGTATGCAAAATTCGTCAGAGGTTATGTGCTAGAAGAGAAAAACAAAGGTTATGTAAAAGCTGCTATAGCCTCTGGTACCAAGAGTTACAAGATAATCTTACGGCATATAATACCTAATATCTTACCTGCTTTTATTGTATATGTAAGTGTTGGGATGGGACGTGTAATATTAGAGCTTTCTGCATTTTCATTCTTAGGTCTTGGAGTAAGTCCAGAGATTCCTGAATGGGGAGCTATGCTCAATGAAAATAGAAAATGTATATTTACCCACCCAGAGTTGATGCTTTATCCTGGACTGTTTATATTTTTTACAGCCATGGCTTTTAATTTATTAGGTGATGGATTGAGAGATATCTTTGACCACAGAAAAGGAGGAGTAAATGAATCAGTTTGTAATTGA
- a CDS encoding ABC transporter permease, producing the protein MDNTKQLKITKFLIKRIVLLILVLLAITMLCFTLLNLSPIDATDAYIHKHMMPPTEETVQKIQMKLGLDKSLGVRYLLWLKNALTLNFGESFVSGKPVIDEITICCPRTFKLVLGAVLIMLFLSVLLGILSALKKDKIVDQVVRVITLMGMSIPSYWIGFMLIYLFSIKLEILPFIFNDSFSSYILPSFTLAIPFIATYTRMVRTNILERVEEDFVVYARARGISTSKIMLKHILKSSSVSLISLLGQNIGNILAGTAVIETVFSIKGLGRYGIDAIFTRDNPAINAYVVIIAFCFVFVNLISDVVAMKLDKRVGENSLL; encoded by the coding sequence ATGGACAATACGAAGCAACTAAAGATTACCAAATTCCTGATAAAAAGAATTGTTTTATTAATATTAGTACTCCTAGCTATTACTATGTTATGTTTTACCTTACTTAATTTATCACCAATAGATGCTACGGATGCATATATCCACAAACATATGATGCCTCCTACAGAAGAAACGGTTCAAAAGATACAGATGAAATTAGGTCTTGATAAATCACTAGGGGTAAGGTACCTGTTATGGTTGAAAAATGCTCTTACACTTAATTTTGGAGAATCATTCGTATCAGGTAAACCTGTTATAGATGAAATAACAATATGCTGTCCAAGGACTTTTAAATTAGTATTAGGTGCAGTGTTGATTATGTTGTTTTTATCTGTATTACTGGGAATATTGTCTGCACTTAAAAAAGATAAGATAGTGGATCAGGTCGTGAGAGTAATTACATTAATGGGTATGTCAATCCCTTCCTATTGGATTGGATTTATGCTGATATACCTTTTCTCTATCAAGTTAGAGATATTACCATTTATATTCAACGATTCTTTCAGCTCATATATTCTACCTAGTTTTACTTTGGCTATACCGTTTATAGCAACGTATACCAGAATGGTCAGAACCAATATATTAGAAAGAGTAGAAGAAGATTTTGTTGTATATGCAAGAGCAAGAGGAATATCTACCTCCAAGATTATGTTAAAGCATATATTAAAAAGTTCAAGTGTATCCTTGATCTCTCTTCTAGGGCAGAATATTGGTAATATCTTAGCAGGTACAGCAGTCATAGAGACAGTATTTTCAATAAAAGGATTAGGCAGATATGGTATAGATGCTATATTTACAAGAGATAATCCAGCCATTAATGCATATGTTGTCATAATTGCTTTTTGTTTTGTATTTGTTAACTTAATATCAGATGTAGTAGCGATGAAATTAGACAAAAGAGTAGGTGAAAATAGTTTATTATGA
- a CDS encoding ABC transporter ATP-binding protein, with the protein MFHSIKRILHLSGEYKSKVKKGILLGILESIFSCAPLLFMLFFIRDMINDELTVSNILIYTVTFAISILIQFILHYRETAAISSVGYEVIAQKRKDIAVFLKKIPMGDFVGKSLGEINAIVTNELTQIELYAMQLVSKVISSITILVITIVFLGILNIPMTIAFFIGFPISFVINKVSHKMYIKSANTKIEAESYLINNTVEYTQGVATVKAYNNGRNHSERMKGVFKEFANKTIKADAKVIPLLQGYALFMYLGFGVVLSLGTYLLMNNKIDFSVFLMFAVIGVHIYQPFEILSSYSGTLKAMEVSLDRLEYLMKFSPLKEPKEDVRADNFSVEYQDVTFGYTKEPIIRNLSFKAGENTTTAIVGASGSGKTTLIQLMMRFWDIDKGNIKIGGRNIYDYKIETLMKYISVVFQDNYLFNDTVYNNIIYGNENAKKEDVIRAAELACCHEFINKLPNGYDTMVGEGGSTLSGGERQRIAIARAIIKDSPIIILDEATSGVDPINEVEIQKAISELIKGKTVFTIAHKFSSITDADQILVLDQGQLREKGTHEELTKKDGIYRSLWERQLGVNKWTIRSN; encoded by the coding sequence ATGTTTCATTCTATAAAAAGAATCTTGCATTTATCAGGTGAGTATAAATCAAAAGTAAAAAAGGGAATATTGTTAGGAATTCTAGAAAGTATATTCTCTTGTGCACCACTGCTTTTCATGTTGTTTTTTATAAGAGACATGATTAATGATGAGTTGACAGTTTCTAATATATTGATATACACAGTGACCTTCGCAATAAGCATATTAATACAGTTTATACTTCATTACAGAGAAACAGCTGCAATCAGTAGTGTTGGATATGAAGTTATTGCTCAAAAAAGAAAAGATATAGCGGTATTTCTCAAAAAAATTCCAATGGGAGATTTTGTTGGTAAAAGCTTAGGAGAAATTAATGCAATTGTCACAAATGAACTTACACAAATAGAGTTATATGCTATGCAGCTGGTTTCTAAAGTTATAAGCAGTATAACAATACTTGTCATCACAATCGTTTTTCTAGGGATATTGAACATTCCTATGACAATAGCTTTCTTCATAGGATTTCCAATTTCATTTGTGATTAACAAAGTAAGCCATAAGATGTATATAAAATCAGCTAATACAAAAATAGAAGCAGAAAGTTATTTGATAAACAATACTGTGGAGTATACACAGGGAGTTGCAACAGTAAAAGCTTATAATAATGGTAGAAATCATTCGGAACGGATGAAAGGTGTATTTAAAGAATTTGCTAATAAGACTATTAAGGCAGATGCTAAAGTGATTCCATTACTACAAGGATATGCATTATTCATGTACCTTGGCTTTGGTGTCGTTCTATCACTTGGAACTTATTTATTGATGAATAACAAAATTGATTTTAGTGTATTTCTTATGTTTGCAGTTATTGGAGTACATATATATCAACCTTTTGAAATTCTATCTTCTTATTCAGGAACATTAAAAGCTATGGAGGTGAGTCTAGATAGATTGGAATATTTAATGAAATTCAGTCCTCTCAAAGAACCAAAGGAAGATGTTAGGGCAGATAACTTCAGCGTAGAATATCAAGATGTAACTTTTGGTTATACCAAAGAGCCAATAATTAGAAATCTTTCTTTTAAAGCGGGAGAGAATACTACGACAGCTATTGTGGGTGCATCAGGTAGTGGTAAGACCACACTAATACAACTCATGATGAGATTCTGGGACATAGATAAAGGTAATATCAAAATAGGAGGAAGAAATATATATGATTATAAAATAGAAACACTGATGAAATATATTTCTGTGGTATTCCAAGATAATTATCTTTTCAATGATACAGTTTACAACAATATAATATATGGAAATGAAAATGCTAAAAAAGAAGATGTTATAAGAGCTGCAGAATTAGCATGTTGTCATGAATTTATTAATAAACTACCTAATGGTTACGACACGATGGTAGGAGAAGGCGGTTCTACCTTGTCAGGAGGAGAACGTCAGAGAATTGCAATAGCAAGAGCTATTATAAAAGATTCACCTATCATTATCTTAGATGAAGCTACAAGCGGTGTAGACCCTATCAATGAAGTGGAGATACAAAAAGCAATATCTGAGTTGATAAAAGGAAAGACAGTATTCACTATTGCTCATAAATTCTCATCTATAACTGATGCAGACCAGATATTAGTATTAGACCAAGGACAATTGAGAGAAAAAGGTACTCATGAAGAACTAACTAAAAAAGACGGTATATATCGTTCCTTATGGGAACGTCAGTTAGGAGTAAATAAATGGACAATACGAAGCAACTAA